The following coding sequences are from one Streptomyces venezuelae window:
- a CDS encoding ABC transporter permease: protein MTDLALGRTAADRDRLLRLLQNYGVYLGVAVLLLVNIAFTPHFLSGENFRTQAVQVAPVLVVALGMALAIGSEGVDLSVGSVMALSTSLVSLYLGYGMWVALVVALLGGMAVGLANGSLIAFIGVQPIVATLALMVAGRGLALVLLPQLKDVRDPTMASLGSGDLLGIPYLVLIAAALALLVAFVVRRTTFGRQLLAIGDSRPAALLAGLPVRRVLITVYVVCGALAALAGVLATARLSASDPTSLGNLMELSAITAVVVGGTPLSGGRVRIGGTVAGAVLIQLLTATLIKHDLPPSWTQIAQAVVIVLAVCAARERGER, encoded by the coding sequence ATGACCGACCTCGCCCTCGGCCGCACGGCCGCCGACCGCGACCGCCTCCTGCGCCTCCTCCAGAACTACGGCGTCTATCTGGGCGTCGCCGTCCTCCTGCTCGTCAACATCGCCTTCACCCCGCACTTCCTCTCCGGCGAGAACTTCCGCACCCAGGCCGTCCAGGTCGCCCCCGTCCTCGTCGTGGCGCTCGGCATGGCCCTGGCCATCGGCAGCGAGGGCGTCGACCTCTCCGTCGGCTCGGTGATGGCGCTCTCCACCTCCCTCGTCTCCCTCTACCTCGGGTACGGGATGTGGGTCGCCCTCGTCGTCGCGCTGCTCGGCGGCATGGCCGTCGGCCTCGCCAACGGGTCGCTGATCGCATTCATCGGCGTACAGCCCATCGTGGCGACGCTCGCCCTGATGGTCGCGGGCCGCGGCCTCGCCCTGGTCCTCCTCCCCCAGCTCAAGGACGTCCGCGACCCGACGATGGCGTCGCTCGGCTCGGGCGACCTGCTCGGCATCCCGTACCTGGTCCTCATCGCTGCGGCCCTCGCCCTGCTCGTCGCCTTCGTCGTGCGGCGCACCACGTTCGGCCGGCAGCTCCTCGCCATCGGCGACAGCCGCCCGGCCGCGCTCCTCGCGGGCCTGCCGGTGCGGCGCGTCCTCATCACCGTGTACGTCGTCTGCGGCGCCCTCGCCGCGCTCGCCGGGGTCCTCGCGACCGCGCGCCTGAGCGCCAGCGACCCGACGTCGCTCGGCAACCTGATGGAACTCTCCGCGATCACCGCGGTGGTGGTCGGCGGCACCCCGCTGAGCGGCGGACGCGTCCGCATCGGCGGCACCGTGGCCGGCGCGGTCCTCATCCAGCTGCTCACGGCCACGCTCATCAAGCACGACCTGCCGCCGTCGTGGACGCAGATCGCCCAGGCAGTGGTGATCGTCCTGGCGGTCTGCGCGGCACGCGAGAGGGGCGAGCGATGA
- a CDS encoding ABC transporter substrate-binding protein: MKPTTPLRRTSARTLVATGLAASLLFAAGCAKSEDDDSAEESAASQDRADAGQEVASDGDAGGKTCAIDAYGGKKLDLRNATVGFSQSEKEANPFRIAETASIKAEAEKRGVKLLTANAQSQFSKQISDVQDLIAKGADLLVIAPLNSDGWEPVLRAAGAKHIPIVTIDRKINATACKDYVSFIGSDFVEQGRRAADRMIETTGGKGKIAILLGAAGNNVTTERTRGFEDRIKEKAPDLQVVFKQTGEFAREKGQQVTEQLIQSKPDITGIYAENDEMGLGAVNALRGAGKKAGDVKIVTIDGTKGAVRGIVDGWIDGVIESNPRFGPLAFKTLDAFTKGEKVSQDIVIRDSAYTEDNAKADLGKAY, translated from the coding sequence ATGAAGCCGACCACTCCTCTCCGCCGTACCTCCGCGAGGACGCTCGTCGCCACCGGTCTCGCCGCGAGTCTCCTGTTCGCCGCCGGGTGCGCGAAGTCCGAGGACGACGATTCCGCCGAGGAAAGCGCTGCTTCGCAGGACCGGGCCGACGCCGGTCAGGAGGTCGCGTCGGACGGCGACGCCGGCGGCAAGACCTGCGCCATCGACGCGTACGGCGGCAAGAAGCTCGACCTGAGGAACGCCACCGTCGGCTTCTCGCAGTCCGAGAAGGAGGCCAACCCGTTCCGCATCGCGGAGACGGCGTCCATCAAGGCCGAGGCCGAAAAGCGCGGCGTCAAGCTGCTCACCGCCAACGCGCAGTCGCAGTTCTCCAAGCAGATCAGTGACGTACAGGACCTGATCGCCAAGGGCGCCGACCTGCTCGTCATCGCTCCCCTCAACTCCGACGGGTGGGAGCCGGTGCTGCGCGCCGCGGGCGCCAAGCACATCCCGATCGTCACCATCGACCGCAAGATCAACGCGACGGCCTGCAAGGACTACGTGAGCTTCATCGGCTCCGACTTCGTCGAGCAGGGCAGGCGTGCCGCGGACCGCATGATCGAGACGACCGGCGGCAAGGGGAAGATCGCGATCCTGCTCGGCGCCGCGGGCAACAACGTGACCACCGAGCGCACCAGGGGCTTCGAGGACCGGATCAAGGAGAAGGCCCCCGACCTGCAGGTCGTCTTCAAGCAGACCGGCGAATTCGCGCGGGAGAAGGGCCAGCAGGTCACCGAGCAGCTGATCCAGTCCAAGCCCGACATCACGGGGATCTACGCCGAGAACGACGAGATGGGCCTCGGCGCCGTGAACGCGCTCAGGGGCGCGGGCAAGAAGGCCGGCGACGTGAAGATCGTGACGATCGACGGGACGAAGGGCGCGGTGCGCGGCATCGTCGACGGCTGGATCGACGGCGTCATCGAGTCCAACCCCCGCTTCGGCCCGCTCGCCTTCAAGACGCTTGACGCGTTCACCAAGGGCGAGAAGGTGTCGCAGGACATCGTCATCAGGGACAGCGCGTACACCGAGGACAACGCCAAGGCCGACCTCGGCAAGGCCTACTGA
- a CDS encoding LacI family DNA-binding transcriptional regulator encodes MRVSLKDVAERAGVSIKTVSNVVNKYQHVTPAMRARVQEAIDELGYRPNLTARHLRKGRTGIIALAVPELGNPYFAELAGAVIDAAAEHDFTVLLDHTRGEREQEVLVSQGFRARVIDGLILSPLELEAEDLRAREDDVPLVLLGERSYDLDYDHIAIDNIAASRTAVRHLIGRGRTSIAYLGARTDSANRPAHLRLQGWREELAAAGISAPESLVGPVGGWDRWDGAKAMARMLDAGVRPDAVFAYNDLVAIGAMRVLHERGLRVPWDVAVVGFDDIAEGQFGAVTLTTVAPDKQAIARLAVESLLAKLAHPERTGGRELVADFRLVERESTLGRR; translated from the coding sequence GTGCGGGTTAGCCTCAAGGACGTCGCGGAGCGCGCGGGCGTCTCGATCAAGACCGTCTCGAACGTGGTGAACAAGTATCAGCACGTCACCCCGGCGATGCGGGCCCGCGTCCAGGAAGCCATCGACGAGCTCGGCTACCGACCCAACTTGACGGCGCGTCACCTGCGCAAGGGCCGGACCGGGATCATCGCGCTCGCCGTCCCCGAGCTGGGCAACCCGTACTTCGCGGAGCTCGCGGGCGCCGTCATCGACGCGGCGGCCGAGCACGACTTCACGGTGCTGCTCGACCACACCCGCGGCGAGCGCGAGCAGGAGGTGCTGGTCAGCCAGGGTTTCCGGGCCCGCGTGATCGACGGCCTGATCCTCAGCCCGCTGGAGCTGGAGGCGGAGGACCTGCGGGCCCGCGAGGACGACGTGCCGCTGGTGCTGCTCGGCGAGCGGAGCTACGACCTGGACTACGACCACATCGCGATCGACAACATCGCCGCGAGCCGCACCGCGGTGCGCCACCTCATCGGACGCGGCCGTACCTCCATCGCCTACCTGGGCGCCCGCACGGACTCCGCGAACCGCCCCGCCCATCTGCGACTCCAGGGCTGGCGCGAGGAGTTGGCGGCAGCCGGGATCTCCGCACCGGAGAGCCTGGTGGGCCCGGTGGGCGGCTGGGACCGGTGGGACGGCGCGAAGGCGATGGCGCGGATGCTGGACGCGGGGGTGCGGCCCGACGCGGTGTTCGCGTACAACGACCTGGTGGCGATCGGAGCGATGCGCGTGCTGCACGAGCGGGGCCTGCGGGTGCCGTGGGACGTGGCGGTGGTGGGTTTCGACGACATCGCGGAAGGGCAGTTCGGAGCCGTCACGCTGACCACGGTGGCACCGGACAAGCAGGCCATCGCGCGTCTCGCGGTCGAGTCGCTGCTGGCCAAACTCGCTCATCCGGAACGGACCGGCGGACGTGAACTGGTCGCCGACTTCCGGCTGGTGGAGCGGGAGAGCACGCTGGGCAGGCGCTGA
- a CDS encoding PA14 domain-containing protein, whose amino-acid sequence MRLRRHPGRPAHLGRPLALLLAGALGVAGLTAVPTATAADDPVEIQGLKGEYFTQSAPGAFDFDELKATGLDPNIDFGNLEPRLKATTGQADDVSVRWTGRIVPEKTGSTTFSMIGDNGFRLWVDGKIAIDHWQDDWDREQTSKPVELTAGKAYDIKVEYFEHYGGSNLRLKWTPPGGEKKAVPRTALRIPADFDYDGAINATVLRDGRSLKLDFAQKLAAPPAGLTDHLDAVIGGAKWPLGTVKADPADERSLLVGLKEPVVGNKTGNAPGLADLRYDGKGGLNGKDGDAVNQFWTSGPNHSRHQLRTKWADDVTPGNAHREYPRPQLKRKDWQNLNGSWQFAAAEEGEKPPVGKDLKEKILVPYPVESQLSGIERHEDRMWYRRTFTVPENWRIGDGKRLNLNFGAVDWQSEVYVNGRKVTEHKGGYDKFTADVTEALKPGRTQELIVGVYDPTDADNGANPPVGKQRLDPSGIWYTPSSGIWQTVWLEPVAADHADSLKITPDVANKQVTVEARGVRDGVPVTATAYEGKKKVAELSGRTGKPLKLKITDPRLWSPDDPFLYDLRVRVGSDRVTGYFGMRSIAVEKVNGTPRTILNGKPVFLMATLDQGFWPDGLHTAPSDEALAYDLKMHKEMGFNSVRKHIKVEPDRWFYWADKLGLLVWQDMPSMEAGRTPDTAARAQYEREMKQMIDEHASSPSIVMWVTFNEGWGQYDIGRVAEQAKAWDPTRLVNNMSGLNLGADGGTGDIMDEHGYPSPAIPPRPDGRRALVAGEYGGLGLAVPGHAWSVQQSYVDVDPATYTDDYIAKLGEVRSLVCKGNSGAVYTQITDVEGELNGLLTYDRKVVKPDVKRVKAAHEALIRDASQPTVPGCTTS is encoded by the coding sequence GTGCGCCTCAGACGACATCCCGGACGCCCCGCACACCTGGGCCGACCCCTCGCCCTGCTCCTCGCGGGCGCCCTCGGCGTCGCCGGACTCACCGCGGTCCCCACCGCGACCGCCGCCGACGACCCCGTCGAGATCCAAGGACTCAAGGGCGAGTACTTCACCCAGTCCGCCCCGGGAGCCTTCGACTTCGACGAGCTCAAGGCCACCGGACTCGACCCGAACATCGACTTCGGCAACCTCGAACCCCGCCTCAAGGCCACCACCGGGCAGGCCGACGACGTCAGCGTCCGCTGGACGGGCCGGATCGTGCCCGAGAAGACCGGCTCCACCACCTTCTCGATGATCGGTGACAACGGCTTCCGCCTCTGGGTGGACGGCAAGATCGCCATCGACCACTGGCAGGACGACTGGGACAGGGAACAGACCTCGAAACCGGTCGAGTTGACGGCGGGAAAGGCCTACGACATCAAGGTCGAGTACTTCGAGCACTACGGTGGCTCCAACCTGCGCCTCAAGTGGACCCCGCCCGGCGGCGAGAAGAAGGCCGTCCCGCGCACCGCGCTGCGCATCCCCGCGGACTTCGACTACGACGGCGCCATCAACGCCACCGTCCTCAGGGACGGCCGCAGCCTCAAGCTCGACTTCGCCCAGAAGCTCGCCGCACCGCCCGCGGGCCTCACCGATCACCTCGACGCCGTCATCGGCGGCGCCAAATGGCCGCTCGGCACGGTCAAGGCCGACCCCGCCGACGAGCGCAGTCTGCTCGTCGGCCTGAAGGAACCCGTCGTCGGCAACAAGACCGGGAACGCGCCCGGCCTCGCCGACCTCCGCTACGACGGAAAGGGCGGCCTGAACGGCAAAGACGGGGACGCCGTCAACCAGTTCTGGACCAGCGGCCCCAACCACTCCCGGCACCAGCTGCGCACCAAGTGGGCCGACGACGTCACCCCGGGCAACGCCCACCGCGAGTACCCGCGGCCGCAGCTGAAGCGCAAGGACTGGCAGAACCTGAACGGCTCCTGGCAGTTCGCCGCCGCCGAAGAGGGCGAGAAGCCCCCGGTCGGCAAGGACCTCAAGGAGAAGATCCTCGTCCCCTACCCGGTGGAGTCCCAGCTCTCCGGCATCGAGCGGCACGAGGACCGCATGTGGTACCGCCGCACCTTCACCGTCCCCGAGAACTGGCGGATCGGCGACGGCAAGCGGCTCAACCTCAACTTCGGCGCAGTCGACTGGCAGTCCGAGGTGTACGTCAACGGCCGCAAGGTCACCGAACACAAGGGCGGCTACGACAAGTTCACCGCCGACGTCACAGAAGCGCTGAAGCCGGGACGCACCCAGGAACTCATCGTCGGCGTGTACGACCCGACGGACGCCGACAACGGCGCGAACCCGCCCGTCGGCAAACAGCGCCTGGACCCCAGCGGCATCTGGTACACCCCGTCGTCCGGCATCTGGCAGACCGTGTGGCTGGAGCCGGTGGCCGCCGACCACGCGGACTCCCTCAAGATCACACCGGACGTCGCGAACAAGCAGGTCACCGTCGAGGCCCGGGGTGTGCGCGACGGCGTGCCGGTCACGGCGACCGCGTACGAGGGCAAGAAGAAGGTCGCCGAGCTCAGCGGACGCACCGGAAAGCCGCTCAAGCTGAAGATCACCGACCCCCGCCTCTGGTCGCCGGACGACCCGTTCCTCTACGACCTCCGGGTCCGGGTCGGCAGCGACCGTGTCACCGGCTACTTCGGCATGCGCTCCATCGCCGTGGAGAAGGTGAACGGCACCCCGCGCACGATCCTCAATGGCAAGCCCGTCTTCCTCATGGCCACGCTCGACCAGGGCTTCTGGCCGGACGGCCTGCACACCGCACCCAGCGACGAAGCCCTCGCGTACGACCTGAAGATGCACAAGGAGATGGGCTTCAACTCGGTCCGCAAGCACATCAAGGTCGAACCGGACCGCTGGTTCTACTGGGCCGACAAGCTGGGTCTCCTCGTCTGGCAGGACATGCCCTCGATGGAGGCGGGACGCACCCCGGACACGGCCGCCCGCGCCCAGTACGAGCGCGAGATGAAGCAGATGATCGACGAGCACGCGAGCAGCCCGTCCATCGTCATGTGGGTGACCTTCAACGAGGGCTGGGGCCAGTACGACATCGGTCGCGTCGCCGAGCAGGCCAAGGCCTGGGACCCGACACGGCTGGTCAACAACATGTCGGGGCTCAACCTGGGGGCCGACGGAGGCACCGGCGACATCATGGACGAGCACGGCTACCCGAGCCCGGCCATCCCACCGCGCCCGGACGGCAGGCGGGCCCTGGTGGCCGGCGAGTACGGCGGCCTCGGACTCGCGGTGCCCGGCCACGCCTGGTCCGTCCAGCAGAGCTACGTCGACGTGGACCCGGCGACGTACACGGACGACTACATCGCCAAACTCGGCGAAGTGCGCTCCCTCGTCTGCAAGGGCAACAGCGGCGCGGTCTACACGCAGATCACTGACGTGGAAGGCGAGTTGAACGGCCTGCTCACCTACGACCGCAAGGTCGTCAAGCCGGACGTGAAGCGGGTGAAGGCGGCACACGAAGCGCTGATCCGTGACGCGTCACAGCCCACGGTGCCGGGCTGCACGACCTCCTGA